The Ahaetulla prasina isolate Xishuangbanna chromosome 3, ASM2864084v1, whole genome shotgun sequence genome window below encodes:
- the LOC131195726 gene encoding mas-related G-protein coupled receptor member H-like — MNATEEYLDSNTTKGFGEYQIRPSYYEKIIFSVVFLICCIGVPLNGIVIWFLGFQIKRNPFTILILNLAIADFGFLISMTLNCIRHFIHGTKPGIFWKILSPFFIITYINGLFLLTAISIDRCVAVLFPIWHHCSRPKYLSSAVCVSLWIFSFLLGINNIISCLFSYNATWDLHLIVTAVLCLPLITISTVILIIKICLKAEQIKRRRLLMMILITLLCFLILSLPLYIYVFITLFPNKNDLFDVNGLVCYLDLGASLNSSINPVIYFLVGKKKRARTRESIKVIFQRVFREEEAPEI, encoded by the coding sequence ATGAATGCTACAGAAGAGTATTTGGACTCTAATACTACCAAAGGTTTCGGCGAATACCAAATTAGGCCCAGCTATTATGAAAAAATCATTTTCTCAGTCGTATTCCTCATCTGCTGTATTGGAGTCCCCTTAAACGGAATTGTTATCTGGTTTCTTGGCTTCCAAATTAAGAGAAACCCTTTCACCATATTGATTCTTAATTTAGCTATTGCCGACTTTGGATTTCTCATATCAATGACTCTAAATTGCATTCGACATTTTATACATGGTACAAAGCCAGGAATTTTCTGGaaaatcctttctcctttcttcattATTACCTATATCAACGGTCTATTTCTTCTGACGGCCATCAGCATTGACCGATGTGTGGCTGTCCTCTTCCCAATCTGGCATCACTGTTCCCGGCCAAAATATTTGTCCTCTGCTGTCTGTGTTTCCCTCtggatcttttcttttctccttggaATAAATAACATTATATCATGTTTGTTTTCATATAACGCCACCTGGGATCTCCATTTGATTGTGACTGCTGTGCTTTGCCTTCCACTGATCACAATTTCTACCGTGATCCTGATCATCAAAATATGTCTTAAAGCCGAACAGATCAAACGTAGAAGACTCTTAATGATGATCTTAATTACTCTTCTCTGTTTCcttattctttctcttcctttataTATCTACGTGTTCATTACTCTTTTTCCTAACAAGAATGATTTGTTTGATGTTAATGGACTGGTTTGCTACTTAGATCTGGGTGCTTCCCTAAACAGCAGCATTAACCCGGTGATCTATTTCCTGGTTGGGAAAAAGAAACGAGCTCGGACCAGGGAGAGCATCAAAgtcatttttcaaagagtcttcagAGAAGAGGAAGCTCCTGAGATCTGA